A window of the Lactuca sativa cultivar Salinas chromosome 7, Lsat_Salinas_v11, whole genome shotgun sequence genome harbors these coding sequences:
- the LOC111911491 gene encoding uncharacterized protein LOC111911491, with amino-acid sequence MENYSYTSYAESGESSPRSRDVDFENPQPWEDHQTSASATNNYKVKVMCSYGGKILPRPHDNQLSYVGGETKILAVDRLVKFGAVMAKLTQLCEHGEVCLKYQLPGEDLDALITVTNDDDLEHMMHEYDRLNRGSSTPARLRLFLFPVSGQSPALTPNHSFGSTDQGRSERERFMDALNSGHLQPTTPPSVPQPPPHGNINMELMFSSEMPPPPPVVASRTQQVHQQEQEFVVQDERRMESDQIQKHIHDLQRLRIAEEQQPGLYRKPSDDNLAGAGYGDYYVPKMTEKVAPTTQPGTVPSPATGYQISGGFPASTISQDQQPVYMIQTPAGMFHAPPPVNHGQGYYVQRMPTDVYRDQQMYNVMPPVQQVATQQTTVSTQAQQQFLPQKVATYTEGYRMVQSTAAGTDHGYTQVGYENGTGRQIYYTNQGTVVGQQQQAQQPQQPLQPTAQQYQGMVALNQEGGAKVAPVNMKEFI; translated from the coding sequence ATGGAGAACTACTCCTACACCTCCTATGCGGAGTCCGGCGAGTCGTCGCCGCGGTCGCGTGATGTGGACTTTGAAAATCCTCAACCGTGGGAGGATCATCAGACGTCGGCGAGTGCAACGAACAACTATAAAGTGAAGGTGATGTGCAGCTATGGAGGTAAGATTCTTCCTAGGCCTCATGATAACCAGTTGTCTTATGTCGGTGGAGAGACGAAGATCTTAGCTGTTGATCGTTTAGTGAAATTTGGAGCTGTAATGGCGAAGTTAACCCAGTTGTGTGAACATGGAGAGGTGTGTTTAAAGTACCAGTTGCCAGGTGAAGATCTTGATGCGTTGATCACTGTTACCAATGACGATGATCTTGAACATATGATGCATGAGTATGATAGGTTGAACAGAGGTTCGTCTACTCCGGCAAGATTGAGGCTTTTTCTCTTTCCTGTTAGTGGTCAAAGTCCGGCGCTGACTCCGAATCATAGTTTCGGTTCGACTGATCAGGGGAGATCGGAACGGGAACGGTTTATGGATGCTTTGAATTCTGGTCATCTTCAGCCCACTACGCCACCGTCGGTGCCACAGCCACCGCCTCATGGTAATATCAATATGGAACTCATGTTCAGTTCCGAAATGCCACCGCCGCCACCTGTAGTGGCGTCAAGAACTCAGCAGGTTCATCAACAGGAGCAAGAATTTGTTGTTCAAGATGAACGTCGGATGGAATCTGATCAGATCCAGAAACATATCCACGATCTACAAAGATTGCGAATTGCAGAAGAGCAGCAACCGGGTCTTTACCGGAAACCAAGCGATGACAATCTCGCCGGCGCCGGTTACGGAGACTACTACGTCCCGAAAATGACCGAAAAGGTCGCTCCGACGACACAACCGGGAACTGTTCCATCTCCGGCGACTGGATACCAAATTTCCGGTGGATTTCCAGCATCAACGATTTCACAAGATCAACAACCCGTTTACATGATTCAAACTCCGGCGGGCATGTTTCACGCGCCGCCTCCGGTCAATCATGGGCAAGGTTACTACGTCCAGAGGATGCCAACTGACGTTTATCGAGACCAACAGATGTATAACGTTATGCCACCAGTACAACAGGTGGCGACGCAACAAACCACCGTGTCGACACAGGCACAGCAGCAGTTTCTACCACAGAAAGTGGCCACGTATACAGAAGGCTACCGGATGGTCCAGTCAACCGCCGCCGGGACAGATCATGGTTATACTCAGGTGGGGTATGAGAACGGCACTGGAAGGCAGATTTACTACACCAACCAGGGCACGGTGGTCGGACAACAGCAACAAGCCCAACAACCACAACAGCCATTGCAACCAACAGCACAACAGTATCAAGGAATGGTGGCGTTAAATCAAGAGGGTGGTGCTAAGGTTGCTCCGGTGAATATGAAAgaatttatataa